One Vespa velutina chromosome 19, iVesVel2.1, whole genome shotgun sequence DNA segment encodes these proteins:
- the LOC124955818 gene encoding mitogen-activated protein kinase kinase kinase 4 isoform X5, which translates to MCDIYGQTPPRTRLSRKKRHMKQKLAIGETKSSEKEYRSKVGIRRRNTLDTIIFNVMCDEADKCRENEAKEEIVNRKSKRSLKLLRGNERDLKLDVEAALNYAEKSERLMPYTPNNMKIETKNRFRSLRSKPIDVEEKKQETKGIHLTLLSDEKEIISQSPMAQSYSERQTFHDTFSILIKLGSTERNCRRQMSHEETRWQNELKDLIWLELQAHHADRSPMAQDEYLCKQREAVGSLLKEIIEYKYNQTVVNHPVSCYSNDFNEQSVNSGSGSGIEHTLCSGCLSMYCRACVRAQGEALRQVEGLLARLEAAEALYPSSQAFAVHYPLYKSPEFTGRVKAMCLWYNMTKHHRLKLQILGKLLMMLHTKKKQDETSDSGISSRASDMTDGSEPRRAMIRFELSQQDEISNPSDSNNSNTSSLGGMSLAQSWPSTPESSFSYADDERHDRLDFYLVEFDRLAYRKYIEDVLKTRGLRKSLNFLERLHISVLRKARLTLEKNDKYDNDSANEEYDGDKELKRYGVWSAEAKELNLPSYRAAFLFLSRVPLDVVHEFLRMRLEQKPEQPSPLSVRQLMRELREGLRIACIHRDRFSAHSRAAIASDPFACNTLFEADVKEFDESLKAVFEVYLNYLQQWVDMVQHDSFHKNLIMDEWTFVKSIAGNIIDGYKIAGVKFCEIARTMIIQVKEFLVERPKEIKECVDDREDDDEWSGKFHLMYVGREWQGMFVEAREKVVKSVTLAKCLKRDIEKWPALNNELEESLVALKEIVMDLRCRITIVIEEFQNDLNQAEEPKAESDRTAIRSRIREILHQAYRMGFDYHKEMCNLFLSEEKSVLARGLVSFAFLWMEFVRIRCERGRGLRPRWANQGLEFLIIVCEPHYTKHLTDEEFEELKTSMDRCISHVIGTASVSSSEIDTLKRLPRSRASSPSHSRSRTASISTLQKTRDILKSPELLLNTRKSISPNIIDGGILVVNSNMPRQDRIVKAIKKVDHNIDERLKNHELIGQVTDMKAVDRVHIKARRVTFTWQRGIKIGQGRFGKVYTIVNNQTGELLAMKEVQLQPGDHRAIRRIAEELQIFEGIQDNHLVRYYGLEIHREEMLIFMEFCAEGTLESLVAGSGNGLPESLVRKYTHQLLLAVTALHSHGIVHRDIKTANIFLTNEGNCLKLGDFGSAVQIKAHTTMPGELQGFVGTQAYMAPEVFMKTESIGHGRAVDIWSVGCCIVEMASGRRPWSEYDSNYQIMFKVGMGETPAIPKTLSLEGIDLIKKCLQHDPKKRYTANTLLTLPFAQTYEDVNADLNVTRF; encoded by the exons tgAGACAAAATCTTCGGAGAAGGAATATCGATCAAAAGTTGGTATTAGAAGGAGAAATACTTTGGATACGATTATCTTCAATGTAATGTGCGACGAGGCAGATAAATGTCGTGAAAATGAAGCGAAGGAAGAAATTGTAAATCGAAAATCTAAAAGGAGTTTGAAACTTTTACGCGGTAATGAAAGAGATTTGAAACTCGACGTTGAAGCTGCCCTTAATTATGCTGAAAAATCAGAACGTTTGATGCCATACACACCGAACAATATGAAA attgaaacgaaaaatagaTTTCGTAGTTTAAGATCAAAGCCAATTGACGTTGAGGAGAAAAAACAGGAAACGAAAGGGATCCATTTGACTCTTTTGTcggacgaaaaagaaattatatcgcAATCGCCAATGGCACAAAGTTATTCAGAGCGACAGACCTTTCATGATACATTTtcaattcttattaaattg gGAAGTACAGAACGTAATTGTCGTAGACAAATGAGTCATGAAGAGACCCGATGGCAAAATGAATTGAAAGATTTGATTTGGTTGGAGTTACAGGCACATCATGCTGATCGTAGTCCAATGGCTCAGGATGAATATTTATGCAAACAACGAGAAGCAGTAGGCTCATtacttaaagaaataatagaatataa atataATCAAACTGTAGTAAATCATCCGGTTTCATGTTATTCAAATGATTTCAATGAACAGAGTGTAAATTCTGGTTCAGGTTCAGGAATAGAGCATACTTTATGCTCTGGTTGTCTTTCAATGTATTGTCGAGCATGTGTACGTGCACAAGGAGAAGCCTTAAGACAAGTAGAAGGATTGTTAGCCCGATTAGAGGCTGCAGAAGCATTATATCCATCGTCTCAAGCATTTGCTGTtcattatcctttatataagAGTCCAGAATTTACTGGAAGAGTTAAAGCTATGTGCCTATGGTATAATATGACTAAACATCATAGATTAAAATTACAGATTttaggaaaattattaatgatgcTTCATACTAAGAAAAAGCAAGATGAAACGTCTGATTCTGGGATAag ttctCGAGCTTCGGACATGACTGATGGTTCGGAACCACGACGAGCCATGATTCGTTTTGAATTATCTCAACAAGATGAAATTTCAAATCCATCTGACAGTAACAATAGTAATACTTCGTCTCTTGGTGGAATGTCCTTGGCACAATCATGGCCATCTACTCCAGaatcttcattttcatatgCTGATGATGAAAGACACGATCGTCTTGATTTCTATTTAGTAGAATTTGATCGTCTTGCTTACAG AAAGTACATAGAGGATGTACTCAAGACTAGAGGACTGAGGAAGAGTCTTAATTTTTTGGAAAGACTACATATTTCTGTACTTAGAAAAGCAAGACTTACTTTAGAGAAAAACGATAAGTATGATAACGATAGTGCTAATGAGGAATACGACGGtgataaagaattaaagagaTACGGTGTATGGAGTGCAGAAGCTAAAGAATTAAATCTTCCATCTTAtag aGCTGCTTTTCTATTCTTGTCGCGTGTTCCATTAGATGTGGTACATGAATTTTTGAGAATGAGATTAGAACAAAAGCCAGAACAACCAAGTCCATTGTCGGTACGTCAATTGATGCGTGAACTACGAGAAGGACTTAGAATTGCTTGTATACATCGAGATAGATTTTCTGCTCATTCTCGTGCTGCCATAGCTAGTGATCCTTTCGCATGTAATACTCTATTCGAGGCTGACGTGAAAGAATTCGATGAGAGCCTGAAAGCTGTATTTgaagtttatttaaattatttgcaACAATGGGTAGATATGGTTCAGCATGATagctttcataaaaatttaataatggaCGAATGGACCTTCGTTAAATCTATTGCTGGAAATATTATTGACGGATACAAAATAGCTGGAGTTAAATTTTG cgaaATTGCTAGAACAATGATTATACAAGTTAAAGAATTTCTCGTGGAACGACCTAAGGAGATCAAGGAATGCGTGGATGACagagaagatgatgatgaatgGTCAGGCAA ATTTCATTTGATGTATGTGGGACGCGAATGGCAAGGAATGTTTGTGGAAGCTCGGGAAAAGGTTGTCAAGAGTGTTACCTTGGCTAAATGTTTAAAGCGTGACATTGAAAAATGGCCAGCACTTAATAACGAGTTAGAAGAATCTTTGGTAGCATTGAag gaaATAGTTATGGATTTGAGATGTCGTATAACGATAGTGATCGAGGAATTTCAAAATGATCTTAATCAAGCAGAAGAACCTAAAGCTGAATCTGATCGTACGGCAATACGTTCACGTATCAGGGAAATACTTCATCAGGCATATAGAATGGGATTCGATTATCACAAAGAGatgtgtaatttatttttgtcagAAGAAAAATCTGTTCTAGCACGTGGCCTAGTATCCTTCGCATTTCTTTGGATGGAATTTGTAAGAATCAGATGTGAACGTGGTAGAGGCTTGAGACCTAGATGGGCAAATCAAGGATtagaatttttgataatagtTTGTGAGCCTCATTATACTAAACATTTAACTGACGAAGAATTTGAAGAATTAAAAACATCAATGGATCGTTGCATTTCTCATGTCATTGGAACAGCATCTGTATCATCTTCAGAAATagata CCTTGAAAAGATTACCTCGATCAAGAGCATCCTCTCCATCTCATTCTCGTAGCAGAACAGCAAGTATAAGTACCTTACAAAAGACAcgagatattttaaaatccCCTGAACTTTTATTGAATACGAGAAAATCAATTTCACCAAACATAATTGACGGTGGTATCCTTGTTGTAAATTCAAATATGCCTAGACAAGATAGAATAGTCAAAGCTATAAAAAAAGTGGATCATAATATCGATGAGAGATTGAAAAATCATGAACTCATTGGTCAAGTAACCGACATGAAGGCTGTTGATAGAGTTCATATAAAAGCTAGACGAGTGACGTTTACTTGGCAAAGAGGAATTAAAATAG gcCAAGGAAGATTTGGAAAAGTATATACCATAGTAAATAATCAAACTGGTGAATTATTAGCAATGAAAGAGGTACAATTACAACCTGGTGATCATAGAGCAATTAGAAGAATAGCAGAAGAACTTCAGATCTTTGAAGGAATACAAGATAATCATCTAGTCCGTTATTATGGTTTGGAAATTCATCGT gaaGAGATGTTAATATTTATGGAATTCTGTGCAGAGGGAACATTAGAAAGTTTAGTAGCCGGAAGTGGAAATGGTTTGCCTGAATCTTTAGTTAGAAAATACACACATCAACTTCTTTTAGCTGTAACAGCTTTACATTCCCATGGTATTGTACATCGTGACATTAAAA ctgcaaatatttttttgacaaATGAGGGCAATTGTTTAAAACTTGGTGATTTTGGTAGCGCGGTCCAAATAAAAGCGCATACTACAATGCCTGGTGAACTTCAAGGATTTGTTGGGACTCAAG cTTATATGGCACCAGAAGTATTTATGAAGACTGAAAGTATTGGACATGGCAGAGCAGTAGATATATGGTCTGTTGGTTGTTGTATCGTTGAAATGGCTAGTGGACGTAGACCCTGGTCAGAATATGATTCcaattatcaaataatgtttaag gtTGGCATGGGTGAGACTCCTGCGATACCAAAGACATTATCTTTAGAGGGTATAGACTTAATCAAAAAATGTTTGCAGCATGAtccaaaaaaaagatataccgCTAATACTCTCTTAACGCTTCCTTTCGCGCAAACGTACGAGGACGTTAATGCTGATTTAAATGTTACACGTTTTTGA